A window of Polaribacter litorisediminis contains these coding sequences:
- a CDS encoding Lrp/AsnC family transcriptional regulator: MILDKIDKKLINLLQNNSKQTTKQLSLQLNLSVTAIYERIKKLENNKIIEKYVVIANKKKIEKSFLVFCHVKLVQHSKEYVTVFEREILKLEEVSECFHVSGDYDYILKIYVKNMEEYRQFMVTKLTAIKYIGSTQSTFAIEEVKNTTVINL; encoded by the coding sequence ATGATATTAGATAAAATTGATAAAAAACTCATTAATCTCTTACAGAACAATAGCAAGCAGACTACCAAGCAACTATCTTTACAGCTAAATTTATCTGTAACTGCCATTTATGAGCGCATAAAAAAGTTAGAAAACAATAAGATTATTGAAAAATACGTAGTGATTGCTAACAAAAAGAAAATTGAAAAATCTTTTTTAGTTTTTTGCCATGTAAAATTGGTACAACATTCTAAAGAATATGTAACGGTTTTTGAGCGTGAAATTTTAAAATTAGAAGAAGTTTCTGAATGTTTTCATGTGAGTGGAGATTACGATTATATATTAAAAATATATGTAAAAAACATGGAAGAATACAGACAATTTATGGTTACAAAGCTAACGGCTATAAAATATATTGGCAGTACCCAAAGCACTTTTGCCATTGAAGAGGTAAAAAATACGACTGTTATAAATTTATAA
- a CDS encoding aminotransferase class I/II-fold pyridoxal phosphate-dependent enzyme, with translation MSFNPADNIQDLQYFGEFGGVNPSISDSSTYTFLSAKTMFDTFEGNADGCYLYSRHSTPSNMHLGEALAAMEGTETANVAASGMGAITPVLLQLCNAGDHIVSSRTIYGGTYAFLKNFMPKLGIETSFVDITKLDIVEALITKNTKILYCESVSNPLLEVADIKGLSALAKKYHLKLVVDNTFSPLSISPAKLGADIVCHSLTKFINGSSDTVGGVVCGSQEFINDLRSVNDGASMLLGATMDSLRASSILKNMRTLHLRMKQHSKNAAFLADKFEADGLKTVYPGLASHPSHQLFKSMMNAEYGFGGMLTIDVGSLEKANELMELMQRKNIGNLAVSLGFYKTLFSAPGSSTSSEIPADEQLAMGLSNGLIRFSIGLDNTIERTYKMMHACMQEVGVL, from the coding sequence ATGAGTTTCAATCCAGCAGATAACATTCAAGATTTACAATACTTTGGGGAGTTTGGCGGCGTAAACCCATCGATATCAGATTCATCAACCTATACCTTTTTATCAGCAAAAACAATGTTTGATACTTTTGAAGGAAATGCAGATGGCTGTTATTTATATTCACGTCATTCAACTCCAAGTAATATGCATTTAGGAGAAGCTTTGGCGGCCATGGAGGGCACAGAAACCGCTAATGTTGCTGCTTCCGGAATGGGAGCAATAACACCAGTTTTACTTCAATTGTGCAATGCTGGTGACCATATCGTATCTAGCCGAACAATTTATGGAGGAACCTATGCATTTTTAAAGAATTTTATGCCAAAATTAGGCATCGAAACGAGTTTTGTAGACATCACAAAATTAGATATCGTGGAAGCTTTGATCACTAAAAACACAAAGATTTTATATTGTGAATCAGTAAGTAACCCGTTGTTAGAAGTTGCAGATATTAAAGGTTTATCCGCGTTAGCAAAAAAATATCATTTAAAATTAGTGGTCGATAATACCTTTTCTCCGTTATCGATTTCTCCTGCAAAATTAGGAGCAGATATTGTTTGTCATAGTTTAACAAAATTCATTAACGGCTCTTCAGATACTGTTGGTGGCGTTGTTTGTGGCTCCCAAGAATTTATAAACGATTTAAGAAGCGTAAACGATGGCGCATCGATGTTGTTGGGTGCTACGATGGATAGTTTAAGAGCCTCCTCTATTTTAAAAAATATGAGAACCTTGCATCTTAGAATGAAACAGCATAGTAAAAACGCTGCTTTTTTAGCAGATAAATTTGAAGCAGACGGATTAAAAACAGTGTATCCTGGTTTAGCTTCTCATCCTTCTCATCAACTTTTTAAAAGTATGATGAATGCAGAATACGGTTTTGGCGGAATGTTAACGATTGATGTGGGTTCTTTAGAAAAAGCCAATGAGTTAATGGAACTCATGCAGCGTAAAAATATAGGGAATTTAGCAGTGAGTTTGGGCTTTTATAAAACCTTATTTTCTGCGCCAGGAAGCTCTACGTCATCAGAAATACCTGCGGATGAGCAATTAGCAATGGGACTTTCAAATGGATTAATTCGTTTTTCTATTGGGTTAGATAATACGATTGAAAGAACGTATAAAATGATGCATGCTTGTATGCAAGAAGTTGGTGTTTTGTAA